The Longimicrobium sp. genome has a segment encoding these proteins:
- a CDS encoding TIGR01777 family oxidoreductase: protein MTDHTPTSPAPPMRVAITGSTGLIGAALVDRLRTEGHTVARLVRSRAKAGPGDVMWDPGAGTIDAAALEGVDAVVHLAGENVGTRWTEQKKRQIMESRVNGTRLIAQTISGLQQKPRVLVQASATGIYGDRGDEAVDESSAPGTGFLADVGRQWEAASAPAEQAGIRLVKLRFGVVLSRKGGALQRLLLPFQMGVGGPIGSGRQWMPWLSLPDAVEIAMTAIRDDRLHGPVNAITGSVRNADFTTTLGRAVNRPALIPVPGFGLRLVFGQMADEALLAGQRAEPRRLREIGFTYRHPTLEDALHAALRDR, encoded by the coding sequence ATGACTGATCACACGCCGACCTCCCCCGCCCCGCCGATGCGCGTGGCCATCACCGGCTCCACCGGCCTGATCGGCGCCGCACTCGTGGATCGGCTTCGGACGGAGGGGCACACGGTGGCGCGGCTGGTCCGCTCGCGCGCCAAGGCCGGGCCGGGTGACGTGATGTGGGACCCCGGCGCGGGGACCATCGACGCCGCGGCGCTCGAAGGGGTGGATGCCGTCGTTCACCTGGCTGGCGAGAACGTCGGCACGCGGTGGACAGAGCAGAAGAAGCGGCAGATCATGGAAAGCCGTGTGAACGGGACGCGGCTGATCGCCCAGACGATCTCAGGGCTGCAGCAGAAGCCGCGCGTGCTGGTGCAGGCGTCGGCGACGGGAATCTACGGTGATCGCGGGGACGAGGCCGTCGACGAATCCAGCGCTCCCGGCACCGGCTTCCTGGCGGACGTGGGACGGCAGTGGGAGGCCGCGTCCGCACCCGCCGAGCAGGCCGGCATCCGCCTGGTGAAGCTGCGGTTCGGCGTGGTGCTGAGCCGCAAGGGTGGCGCGCTGCAGCGGCTTCTGCTGCCCTTCCAGATGGGAGTCGGCGGGCCCATCGGCAGCGGGCGGCAGTGGATGCCCTGGCTTTCGCTGCCCGACGCGGTGGAGATCGCGATGACGGCCATCCGCGACGACCGGCTGCACGGCCCCGTGAACGCCATCACCGGCAGCGTGCGCAACGCCGATTTCACCACCACGCTCGGCCGGGCCGTCAACCGCCCCGCGTTGATCCCCGTCCCTGGCTTCGGGCTGCGCCTGGTGTTCGGGCAGATGGCCGACGAGGCGCTGCTCGCCGGCCAGCGCGCCGAGCCCCGGCGCCTGCGCGAGATCGGCTTCACCTATCGTCATCCCACGCTCGAAGACGCCCTGCACGCCGCCCTCCGCGACCGCTGA
- a CDS encoding alkaline phosphatase D family protein, producing the protein MPTINIRSLLVLTALTAAACVESPGPQAPPPAPASTASSATTAATTSGAVSRIAFGSCSDEDRPQPLWQHVVADDPDVWVWLGDNIYGDTTDMAVMRRKYARQKSHPGYQALLGTASIIGTWDDHDYGVNNGGKEFPARRESQQVLLDFFDVPADSPRRTRAGVYESYVYGTPGRQVKVILLDTRFHRDTIGSGGDILGDEQWAWLERELRNSRAQVNLIGSGIQVVPQDHRFEKWANFPAERNRLFRLIAETRAPGVVFLSGDRHIAEISKLEGSAAGYPLYDITSSGLTHTWLEDRPEENRHRVGEKVVALNYGVLDIDWQARTLRFTIRDDERRTRLEQVIPLAELQAR; encoded by the coding sequence ATGCCGACGATCAACATCCGCAGTCTGCTCGTGCTCACCGCGCTCACGGCAGCCGCGTGTGTGGAATCACCCGGCCCGCAAGCGCCGCCGCCCGCGCCAGCATCTACCGCGTCGTCGGCGACCACCGCCGCGACCACGTCGGGGGCGGTGTCGCGCATCGCCTTCGGGTCGTGCAGCGACGAGGACCGGCCACAGCCGCTTTGGCAGCACGTGGTCGCCGACGATCCCGACGTGTGGGTGTGGCTGGGCGACAACATCTACGGCGACACGACGGACATGGCCGTGATGCGCCGGAAGTACGCCCGCCAGAAGTCGCACCCGGGGTACCAGGCGCTGCTGGGCACGGCGTCTATCATCGGCACGTGGGACGACCACGACTACGGGGTGAACAACGGCGGCAAGGAGTTTCCGGCCAGGCGCGAGAGCCAGCAGGTCCTGCTCGACTTTTTCGACGTGCCCGCTGACAGCCCGCGCCGTACCCGTGCCGGCGTGTACGAGTCGTACGTCTACGGCACGCCCGGGCGCCAGGTAAAGGTGATCCTGCTGGACACCCGATTCCATCGCGACACCATCGGCTCGGGTGGCGACATCCTGGGAGACGAGCAGTGGGCGTGGCTGGAGCGCGAGCTGCGGAACAGCCGGGCGCAGGTGAACCTGATCGGGTCCGGCATCCAGGTGGTGCCGCAGGACCATCGGTTCGAGAAGTGGGCGAACTTTCCCGCGGAACGGAATCGTCTGTTCCGGCTGATCGCCGAGACCCGCGCGCCGGGGGTGGTGTTCCTCAGCGGCGACCGGCACATCGCCGAGATCTCGAAGCTGGAGGGAAGCGCAGCCGGCTATCCGCTATACGACATCACCTCCAGCGGCCTGACGCACACGTGGCTCGAGGACCGGCCCGAAGAAAACCGGCATCGGGTGGGCGAAAAGGTGGTGGCGCTCAACTACGGCGTGCTCGACATCGACTGGCAGGCCCGCACCCTGCGATTCACCATCCGCGACGACGAGCGCCGGACGCGCCTGGAGCAGGTGATTCCGCTCGCAGAGCTGCAAGCGCGGTAA
- a CDS encoding MSMEG_3727 family PQQ-associated protein, whose protein sequence is MRVGTLGKVAAAVLLGASLSSCNYVKLLRPSVLRQLNPRMVNLVNYLPKVEDPNEAIVARLFAHGGLSHAERGADGVYRQFVRIPPGEYIWQPAIIVVPQGGELELEFQNDDPFSYHAVTLPHSGNRQAMMLPMQTRGRARIRLDAPGMYWFGCPVANHAPRGMLGLVLVEGEVPPEAKLDRPRQRRP, encoded by the coding sequence ATGAGGGTGGGAACGTTGGGGAAGGTGGCGGCGGCCGTGCTCCTGGGCGCATCGCTGAGCTCGTGCAACTACGTCAAGCTCCTGCGGCCCAGCGTGCTCCGCCAGCTAAACCCGCGGATGGTGAACTTGGTCAACTACCTGCCGAAGGTAGAAGACCCCAACGAGGCCATCGTCGCCCGCCTCTTCGCCCACGGCGGCCTGAGCCACGCCGAGCGCGGCGCCGACGGCGTGTATCGCCAGTTCGTGCGCATCCCGCCAGGCGAGTACATCTGGCAGCCCGCCATCATCGTCGTGCCACAGGGCGGCGAGCTGGAGCTGGAGTTCCAGAACGACGACCCCTTCTCGTACCACGCCGTGACGCTCCCGCACTCCGGCAACCGCCAGGCGATGATGCTGCCGATGCAGACACGCGGGCGCGCCCGCATTCGCCTGGACGCACCGGGCATGTACTGGTTCGGCTGCCCCGTCGCCAACCACGCACCCCGCGGCATGCTGGGGCTGGTGCTGGTGGAGGGCGAAGTGCCCCCCGAGGCCAAGCTGGACCGTCCCCGCCAGCGCCGGCCGTAA
- a CDS encoding aspartate aminotransferase family protein has product MPEPLSGTALPSIAVPPPGPASRRLSDELARYESPNVTYRAPDFPVFWDEARGANVRDVDGNVYVDLTSAFAVAGPGHAHPRIVRAIQDQAGRLLHGMGDVHPPAIKVDLLRALAEVAPGGLTRSVLASSGAEAVEAALKTAVMATGKPRVLAFHGSYHGLTYRALSVSSREDFRAPFSSQLGAPGVFVPYPYAYRSPFGGGAEEVGAAVLRYIEHVLDTPGTAHEGIGAILAEPIQARGGDVVPPDDFLPGLRRICDERGLLLILDEIYTGFGRTGRWFACEHWGVVPDLMVVGKGLTGGFPFAACIGTDAVMGAWPVSTGEAIHTSTFLGHPVGCAAALASIAVLRDERLVERSAELGARMMARLAEMTADHPRVGEVRGRGMMIGAELVRDRGTRKPAPELAGWMMVEGLRRGLLLLGGGIHGNVLSFSPPFVLTDEQADHALGVIGEILDEIRG; this is encoded by the coding sequence GTGCCCGAGCCGCTGTCCGGAACCGCGCTCCCCTCCATCGCAGTCCCGCCGCCGGGGCCGGCGTCGCGGCGCCTGTCCGACGAGCTGGCGCGCTACGAATCGCCCAACGTTACCTATCGCGCGCCGGATTTCCCTGTGTTCTGGGACGAAGCGCGTGGCGCCAACGTGCGCGACGTGGACGGAAACGTGTACGTGGACCTCACGTCCGCGTTCGCGGTGGCGGGGCCCGGGCACGCTCATCCGCGCATCGTGCGGGCGATCCAGGACCAGGCGGGGCGGCTTCTGCACGGAATGGGCGACGTCCATCCCCCGGCCATCAAGGTAGACCTGCTTCGCGCGTTGGCCGAGGTGGCGCCCGGCGGGCTCACCCGCAGCGTGCTGGCCAGCTCCGGGGCCGAGGCGGTGGAGGCGGCGCTCAAGACGGCCGTCATGGCGACCGGCAAGCCGCGCGTCCTGGCATTCCACGGCAGCTACCACGGCCTGACCTACCGCGCGCTCTCCGTCTCCAGCCGCGAGGACTTTCGCGCGCCCTTTTCATCGCAGCTGGGCGCGCCCGGCGTGTTCGTCCCGTATCCCTACGCCTACCGCTCACCCTTCGGTGGCGGCGCGGAGGAGGTGGGGGCGGCGGTGCTGCGGTACATCGAGCACGTGCTCGACACGCCAGGAACCGCGCACGAAGGGATCGGCGCCATCCTGGCGGAGCCCATCCAGGCCCGCGGCGGCGACGTGGTGCCACCGGACGACTTTCTCCCCGGCCTGCGCCGCATCTGCGACGAGCGCGGGCTGCTGCTGATCCTAGACGAGATCTACACCGGCTTTGGCCGCACGGGGCGGTGGTTCGCCTGCGAGCACTGGGGCGTGGTGCCGGACCTGATGGTGGTGGGCAAAGGGCTCACCGGCGGATTTCCATTTGCCGCCTGCATCGGCACCGACGCGGTGATGGGCGCCTGGCCCGTGTCGACGGGTGAGGCGATCCACACCTCCACGTTCCTGGGCCACCCCGTAGGATGCGCCGCGGCGCTGGCTTCCATCGCCGTGCTCCGGGACGAGCGGCTGGTGGAGCGGTCGGCGGAGCTGGGGGCGCGGATGATGGCCCGGCTGGCGGAGATGACGGCGGACCATCCCCGCGTGGGCGAAGTGCGAGGGCGGGGGATGATGATCGGGGCGGAGCTGGTGCGCGACCGCGGCACCCGCAAGCCCGCGCCGGAGCTGGCGGGGTGGATGATGGTGGAGGGACTGCGCCGCGGGCTGCTGCTGCTAGGCGGGGGGATTCATGGAAACGTGCTCTCCTTCTCCCCGCCCTTCGTGCTTACGGACGAGCAGGCGGATCACGCGTTGGGAGTGATCGGCGAGATCCTCGACGAGATACGCGGGTAG